TAAACATCGACACTTAATTCATTGCATCGAAAGTTAATCTCTAATATCATTGCTCTAAGTAAATGAACGTCAACAGTTATGAATAAACAACAACAGTTCTGAATGAACAACTAGAGTTCTCACTGAAGTTAGGTAATAGCACTGAATTACATACCTCAGTGTTTACATTCAGAATAGTTACACTGAAATCATATTCCAGTTACATTAAAGTTACATATAAATGGTCATGCCCCATCATAACTGGCTGATCTTTGCATATAATACACATGTGATGTGGATCAAAATTCAGCACACGAAACATTTTCACCAGCAACACGTCCAATTCCCAAAGAAAGCCAATGTGGTGCATTGATGAGTTTATCTCGTATGGAGATTGGAAGATTTGCTTTTAAAATACACAGCACATCACGATTCATGATTGCCTCATCGCAGTACTTAGTCTCcttaaaacactttttaaaatagcaCTCATTCCATAGTTCTCGGTCAAATACTACTTCTCTTACTCGCTCTTGAACGTGTTGTGAACAATTCTTGGCCAAGAAGGACCGTTCAAACTCATCATAACTTTTTCAGGTATCTGCGGCCTCTGTCGCCCAGAGAGCGGCGTTACCTTGTGTGTCTCCACtaacaaattttattttgtgaatTTCGCTCCATTGCTGAGGCGGATCCCACGAAAGTATTAGATGGAAGCTGATTTCTTATTGGGTGTGAGCACACCAAACTGTCTAAGCAGAATAACGCTTTCCTGTAAAACTGCATTTGCCATAAGAGGAATATTCCCCACTCCACACACGGCAGAGTTGTTTGCTGGAACATTAGGTTACAGCTCGATGTTTGGCGCAGATCACCACACAGAAATATCACTGGGACCAGACACATTATTGTCTGATGTAACAGATGAGCTGTTGCCATCTATTACTCGGTTAATATGTGTTACATCTTGCTTAATTATGGAATCGTGCCATACTTTAAATTCTGTTGCAACAGAATCATTCACATTCTCAGTTTGTGTTGCTAAGGTCTGCATGACACGCTTCTTCTTTCTGCTATACTGTAGTTTTACCTTTTGGAccagacttccttctccatccattttcaataagctaccacgagAATTCAAAAATATTGGCAGTAATTCACGTtgtttcaaatccaaactgaagagtttcctcatgcatcactccttctattctgccgaggagttccttgaaacattaaactaatttttgttgtcttgttgattgcgtttacttaccttatggattgacttttttctgtttcataaacgttttattttaatcttttattacttttatgttgtaattccatgTACTGACACTTTGCATGTCCTTGGAGATATGCTCCTCAATTTAGTTCTACagtacttgacgtgtaaataaataaatcaggttGCAGGTGGTTGTTTCAGTTGACCGCTGTTGTCTGAAGCCAttttgacatccagaaataatattattcttgttgaAGAATGCATTTAGTTCTGAAAAGaacattttttcaataattttcggaaACCCTGACAGTAGTGACACGGGCCTATAGTTAGCCATACATTGCGGATCACCTTCTTcatattacttttgccattttcagttcctGTGGGACGACACCACTTGATAAGCGTAACTGGACTATGTCTAATAAAGgagaaagtatttgtcttgctgttattttttataatataatctggaatatcatgaATATCAGGTGATTAATTACTCTTCTGTGAATTTATGGTATTTAGGAGATCAGATGGGCCTACTGGACTGACGAATATGGATATATCATCAGTTTCAATTGATGAAAGTTTTTCAGTATTATATGAGGTGGATCACCAAATTTTTCCATCTCTAATTTTCGTGCGGTATCGCAATATTTTTATGGGTTATCTTCTTCCCTGTACGATCCTGCACTGCTTTCTACATGGTCTTACTTTTATTGGTTGACTTCATAATACATTTGTCTTTTTCCTGCGTTATGCCACTACCTGTGTTGACCCTTCTGTTGCGTGTATGAACCCGGCCATGGCAGTTTCCCATTTGAACTTAAATGCAGCTGATACTTGTGACTGCGGCGTACACTGAACAGGTGATGATAACCATTTGTTTTTCTAATGCTGGAAGTACGTGGGTGAAAATGCGTCATCCTTTAAATGTTCCGATTCTTCTGACGATGaatatgaaaaatgtttacatatttgtaattatatttatttcagaaagtggtctaaaaatttaaattaagaatttatattgtcGAGGCACGAGACTACTTTTCTATTTTATATTCTCTCcatgttaccttttttttttttacatttgctgtGTGTTCATTTTCGATGTGTTGACAATTTGCATTACGCATCTCAGTGTTACTTGCGAAAGCACAGCATTATGCTCAGACAATAGGCCTACTATCAATCAATAACtttaataatttgaattcttttcGTACAATGTGACGGCTGTATGGTGTAGTAAGCCAAAAAATGAGAATGTTAACGAACACCACGTTGATGGTGTTGTATTTGCGCCTGCGATCAATGAACTCTGCCTGCATGCGCTGATGCAGTAACTTTGCTACCACCGTCGAATGACGTGTAAGCTCATGTAGTGTGTTGGCGTGCTTTAAGTGTGTCGTCTGTTGTCTGTTGGTCACAAGGTTGTGTTGTAGCTGGTGGAGGTTGTTAAGAAACTATGAAGGGCGGCAAACAAGCTAAAGCGTTTACGAAGGAGGAGGAACTGTTGCTACAAGATTTCAGTAGAAATGTCTCGACCAAATCCTCCGCATTGTTTTATGGAAATGCTTTTATAGTTTCTGCTATCCCCATATGTGAGTATATTTCTTAGGTCTGAAGAAGATATAGCGAAGTAATTCTTTTTCATTCACAACATTGCAATGTATGATTCCAGGGCTCTTTTGGAGGATCCACATGATAGATGTCTACTCATCTTTACTATCGTTCGTAATTGTTACGCTCTTGAGCACATACCTTGTTGCACTGGCGTATAAAAATACGAAGTTTGTTTTGAAGCATAAGGTAAGATCTTGTAAAAACATTTGTCTAGTTTGGGTACGGGAGTGAAGGTAGCTTTTGGGGGCGAAAACTTATTTTATTCGCATGATCTTTCTCATCGACGCTGTCTCTCATACGAGTTGTGATAACCATGTGTAATTTGTGGCTCTGATAACTGTTGCGACATGCTTTGTCCAAGTACAATATCCTGTTAATCCTATTTGCCATAGGGCACACGCAACTCATCAGTAGTCTTTAGAGTTAAGAGAGCGTTTAGTGCGGTATCCCCGTTGCCGACTGTTTACTTTTTCCCAAGTATTCTACCAGTGAACAGAAGTTTACCATCTGCTATAACTATCAGTGAACCTATGTGATTATCCCATTTCTTAACCCCATAAATTGTTACTCAatatttctataaatttgtttaaagatTCTGAAACACATATCAAAGatagtggattattgttttgtggatcacttctgctatccttcATGTAGACATTTATGACCAATGCTTTCAGGCACAGTTCATTTTTTTCAGGGATATTTGGTATGTTATAATTAAGAGTAGCTAACAGTCACAAATTCTGTGTAGAATCTTCCAGGGAGTCCATCAGCTACTGCAGTGTTGTATAATTTTagaatttcatctgtttctcagTGCCTCTGATAAAACAGCTAGGTCTCAGTTTCAGTCCCAGTCagtaacagttttaatctgtcagaaagtttcaagtctgtgcactctgctgcagaatgcaaATCCATGCTGAAATGATTGACTGTCTCTGTGTAAGCTGGAACTGCCAAATTTTTGTCTTCACTACCTTTACAAGGTCAATGTGTAAAGGACTGAAGAGCACAGGTTATTGTGTAACCTGAAATCTCGTTCTTGTTATTATCTTTAGTTTCTTGAGATACAGGGCTTACGTTGCACTGTTTATGAATTGAGTATCATCTGCATGTTTATGAAACTTAGTCGTTTTGCATGAAGCATTTACACTGAGCCTATAATCATATTTAGGCTACTGAAAAGTTGTATAAGCAATGTTCGTGTAAACAAACTAAAGTTTTGTAGTACCTTACCAATAAATGAAATATTGCTGTTTGTATAATTTAAGTCTGCATCAATGAGGTTTCTTTCACTTATAGTGTGATAATTCATAATAAACCTAGTTTGAGTTTTGTTGCTGTTGATACGTCAGATGTGGATGAGCTGTTCATAAACTGTACATGTCAAATACTATTCAAGTAATTATTTTGTCAGAGGTAGAGGATGCCTAGTATTCCTTAGTGTTAAGTGACTTTCATTTGTTAGCAAAAAGATACGTAGTTCAGTCACATATCTTACAGCATTATTTTCTGTAAAGTATGTACTCTTTACATCTTGATTTTTGGATACATCATCTTTGTCCAGGTTGCTGTTAAACGTGAGGAAGCTGTTACcagagaaatgacaaagaaattggCAGAAGATAAGAAAatgagcaagaaagaaaaggatgaaCGGTAATATATTTTTAAGCTGATGCATGTAATTACAGATAGCAGAAAATCATGGAATGGAATAAGCTTGGAGTTAAATAACACAACTGCTCTTGTAACCATattaaaaggatagattgttatttAGCGCGCTTGCAGGACACATTTACAGTGTTcaaaagtttaaaatttggtattttttatatagtttttgaAAATGCTGGACTTTGTGGTAACAATGGTCTGTGGCCTGTTATTGTTTACCCTCCATAATTTGTAGCCCCTTCTTATAATTCCATAtgtttttcatgtgatgagaaTGTAAGTTACTGGAAATTTTTACCTTCATTTCAACTAATTGGCAGGTAAGAAGTAGCATATCATTGTTTATATTACTGTTACATACCGTAGGGTGTATTGAATAAAGAGTATAAAACTGAAGTAGGTAAATTATATGTTGAGGTAAACAATATAATACAACAGCATGAACTTTCATGTAATATGAGTCACTTTCATGTAATTAAGTTTTTATACCAAGAGAGACATTAGAGATAACTTCATCATGTTCAATAATTTACTTCTTAGTGTGATTGTGTACCTACTATCACTATTAAAAATTTCCCAACTTTAACCAATGctgttaaaacagaaaattaaatgtgtaacAGGAGTCATGTAATCTGAGTCACAGTTGTATTATTTTAAGATCAGAAGAAGAGGATTCcattagcagcagcagaaagaCAGAGTAGGAGGAGGGAAAAGTTAGAGTGAAGGAAAATGTGAAGAATATAAGAAGCAGCATCTGGAAGAGGCTCGAAAAGGCCAGCAGAAGCAGAAACAAAAGTTTCTATAGTTGAGTCAACATAAACAAGGACTGTTATTAGAAGGCAGAAGAGATAAAAATAGGGAGAGAGTTAGAAAACATAGGCAACATACCGGTAAGATGCAAGATTAGCAACCTATTAAAGGAAGTTTGTCACCGTAAAAGTCACTTAGTGCTCTGGATAAAGCCATGGCTGAAGTGCTGCAATTGATTGCATTAGCAAGGTACTGTCAACTATACCTGAAAATGTGAAGGTAGTTTTGATCTGGTCAGATTTACTTGCCCcacaatttaaacaaaaatatattactGATGCTGTACCTCAATTTCAATCATTTCACAATGTAAAAATCTATTGGAACTTCTTTGCTACATCCCATGGAAAAAAAAGCCGTAGATGGAATTGATGCAGTTGCGGAATGGCTAGtggggaatgcagtaaaaaagcgaAAATTcatagtaggtggtggtggtgctgctgcagcCTGTTTTCTCTTTTTTGATTATTATTCTGTTGAAAAGTGTGCACACTTTTCCCTTCTGTCACTTTGCCTGTGACAGATCTGGGTAAGACAGC
This genomic interval from Schistocerca cancellata isolate TAMUIC-IGC-003103 chromosome 3, iqSchCanc2.1, whole genome shotgun sequence contains the following:
- the LOC126176941 gene encoding translocon-associated protein subunit gamma, which codes for MKGGKQAKAFTKEEELLLQDFSRNVSTKSSALFYGNAFIVSAIPIWLFWRIHMIDVYSSLLSFVIVTLLSTYLVALAYKNTKFVLKHKVAVKREEAVTREMTKKLAEDKKMSKKEKDERILWKKNEVADYEATTFSIFYNNALFLALVIFSSFYILKTFTPAVNYIFSVGAAGGLLALLSTGSH